In Carya illinoinensis cultivar Pawnee chromosome 7, C.illinoinensisPawnee_v1, whole genome shotgun sequence, the following are encoded in one genomic region:
- the LOC122316721 gene encoding uncharacterized protein LOC122316721 has product MSDSALTILDGTHLRALDQTLPDHGPALTGAEVLDLADSRVSSALFGVSLPETVKSSALQSIHVNDVLSFRHTQLSRDQASRSLADYLNAIADRLKDDPLVISILDGKILQLFLDDEDDFAMISENLFTDLDAEDKGKISKGEIRNALVLMGVEMGVPPFSEFPLLNDILRKHEPEGEEELGQAQFAQSLQPVLQELAEALAEKHVVCIRNIRIINGSRLKKILGDEEELNNVVRKIVEEKQSGKDSVGSFELIRGFLERNGKALGLPPLEADETVVLLYNAVFADVKDGKSDVDIENDKLGKLVKEVLEKFAEQLEANPVYHALDR; this is encoded by the exons aTGTCAGACAGCGCATTGACTATTCTGGACGGGACCCACCTAAGAGCACTTGACCAGACCCTGCCGGACCACGGCCCCGCTTTGACCGGAGCGGAGGTGCTCGACCTCGCCGATTCCAGAGTCTCGTCGGCGCTCTTTGGCGTCTCATTGCCCGAAACTGTCAAGTCCTCCGCTCTCCAAAGCATCCACGTCAACGACGTCCTCTCCTTCCGCCACACCCAACTCAGCCGAGACCAAGCTTCCCGGAGTCTCGCAGACTACCTCAACGCCATTGCCGATCGACTAAAAG ATGATCCACTTGTTATATCCATATTGGATGGGAAAATTCTCCAGTTGTTTTTAGATGACGAGGATGATTTTGCGATGATATCGGAGAATTTGTTCACTGATTTAGATGCAGAAGATAAGGGGAAGATCAGCAAGGGTGAGATACGGAATGCTCTTGTCCTCATGGGAGTCGAAATGGGTGTTCCTCCTTTCTCAG AGTTTCCTCTGCTAAATGATATCTTACGGAAACATGAGCCAGAGGGAGAAGAAGAATTGGGCCAAGCACAATTTGCACAATCACTCCAGCCAGTTCTTCAAGAACTAGCCGAGGCCTTGGCTGAAAAGCATGTTGTTTGCATCCGGAACATCAGGATCATCAATGGTTCTAGGCTGAAAAAG ATTTTGGGTGATGAGGAGGAATTGAACAATGTTGTGAGGAAGATAGTGGAGGAAAAGCAGAGTGGAAAGGACAGTGTAGGGAGTTTTGAATTAATCAGGGGCTTCCTTGAGAGAAATGGGAAAGCATTGGGTTTGCCGCCATTAGAAGCCGATGAAACAGTGGTGCTTCTTTACAATGCAGTGTTTGCTGATGTCAAGGATGGAAAAAGTGATGTGGACATAGAGAACGATAAATTAGGTAAACTGGTGAAGGAGGTTCTCGAGAAATTTGCCGAGCAACTTGAAGCTAATCCCGTCTATCATGCTCTTGATCGTTGA
- the LOC122316167 gene encoding protein FAR1-RELATED SEQUENCE 5-like, translated as MGPPRPFMSTSSATSARFAEEDRPETFETEAPCTSTARVDEEILLDRPVETVTKPVSPGTPHVVTSSDGDDIFEEPKSRMEFSSFEDLLSYYKQHAKRCGFGVMTQRSERSNNHGVRYVTLGCARGGKAWIKSSNPANPRPTGKTDCKARINALRIEGKMRLTTVNNTHNHVINPQKSRFFRCNRAVSKTVKRVLDPNDLAGIRMNKSYGSLVVGAGGFENLPFLEKDCHNYTDKARHLRLGASGAGALRDYFMRMQYKNNGFFALMDLDDDGRLKNVFWADPRSQAAYQYFGDVVTFDTTYLTNKYGMPFAPFVGVNHQGQSILLGAGLISNEDTETFTWLFQT; from the coding sequence ATGGGACCTCCAAGGCCATTTATGAGTACAAGCTCCGCGACGAGCGCAAGATTTGCTGAAGAGGATAGACCAGAAACATTTGAAACTGAAGCACCATGTACTTCCACCGCTAGAGTTGATGAAGAAATACTGTTGGATAGACCAGTTGAGACCGTAACTAAACCTGTTTCCCCCGGTACACCACATGTAGTGACATCGTCAGATGGTGATGATATTTTTGAGGAGCCAAAATCAAGGATGGAGTTCAGTTCATTTGAAGATCTGTTGAGCTATTATAAGCAGCATGCGAAAAGATGtgggtttggggtgatgacacaaaggagtgagaggTCTAATAATCACGGTGTGAGATATGTTACTCTTGGTTGTGCACGGGGAGGGAAGGCCTGGATTAAGAGTTCTAATCCTGCAAACCCACGTCCGACGGGGAAGACAGATTGTAAGGCCCGGATTAATGCACTAAGAATTGAGGGGAAGATGCGGTTGACAACAGTGAATAATACACATAATCATGTAATCAACCCTCAGAAATCCCGCTTCTTTCGATGCAATAGAGCAGTTAGTAAAACCGTTAAAAGAGTCCTAGACCCAAATGATTTAGCTGGCATCCGAATGAACAAGAGTTATGGATCTCTTGTGGTTGGCGCAGGTGGCTTTGAGAACCTCCCTtttttggaaaaggattgtCACAATTACACCGACAAAGCCCGTCATCTGCGACTTGGTGCAAGTGGTGCTGGAGCACTTCGTGACTATTTTATGAGAATGCAATACAAGAATAATGGCTTTTTTGCGTTGATGGATTTAGACGATGACGGGCggttaaaaaatgttttttgggcAGATCCACGAAGTCAGGCTGCTTATCagtattttggtgatgtcgtgacattcgacaccacatacctgACTAATAAGtatgggatgccctttgcaccTTTTGTCGGTGTAAACCATCAAGGACAGTCGATTCTGTTAGGAGCTGGATTGATTTCCAATGAGGACACGGAGACATTTACATGGCTGTTCCAAACCTAG